A window of Actinobacillus suis ATCC 33415 contains these coding sequences:
- the gloB gene encoding hydroxyacylglutathione hydrolase, translating into MLNITPIPALSDNYIWAIQKDNNLIIVDPSDAAPVLTFIAKNQLNLTAILLTHNHHDHTDGMPELLSLYPQLAVYGSQEVSQFANHIVQPEDHFTLFDYDVRVIESAGHTAQHVSYLFGNEYLFCGDALFSAGCGRVFTGDYQAQFDALQRFKALPEFVEIFPAHEYTLSNLKFAEAVLPPSCGLFEIQERAEILRSRKQPTLPTTLARELQINPFLQAVDLAQFIALRQKKDNF; encoded by the coding sequence ATGCTAAACATTACCCCCATTCCGGCACTCTCCGATAACTATATTTGGGCAATTCAAAAAGATAATAACCTAATTATTGTCGATCCGTCAGACGCTGCACCCGTATTGACATTTATTGCAAAAAATCAGCTAAATTTGACCGCTATTTTATTAACACATAATCATCATGATCATACCGATGGTATGCCTGAACTGCTCTCTCTCTACCCTCAATTAGCAGTTTATGGATCGCAAGAAGTTTCTCAGTTCGCTAACCATATTGTTCAACCTGAAGATCATTTCACTTTATTTGATTATGATGTCCGAGTGATTGAAAGTGCCGGTCATACCGCTCAGCACGTCAGTTATTTATTCGGTAATGAATATTTGTTCTGTGGCGATGCGCTATTCTCCGCCGGTTGCGGTCGTGTATTTACCGGTGATTACCAAGCACAATTTGATGCATTGCAACGCTTTAAAGCATTGCCTGAATTTGTCGAAATATTCCCTGCACATGAATATACGTTAAGCAATCTAAAATTTGCGGAAGCGGTCTTGCCGCCAAGTTGCGGGCTATTTGAAATTCAAGAACGTGCGGAGATTCTTCGTTCTCGCAAGCAACCGACTCTGCCGACAACTTTAGCTAGAGAGCTGCAAATTAATCCGTTCTTACAAGCAGTCGATTTAGCTCAATTTATTGCATTACGTCAGAAAAAAGATAACTTCTAA
- the nagK gene encoding N-acetylglucosamine kinase, which yields MAIYYGLDIGGTKIELAAFNEQLEKLYSERVPTPQTNYEDWLNTVETLVRNADHKFGEKGSVGLGLPGFVNRETGIAEITNIRVADGKAILKDLSERLGREIRAENDANCFALSEAWDPNNQQFSTVLGLIIGTGFGGGFVFDGKIHSGRIGMAGEVGHMQLNYHALKLLGWDNAPIYECGCGNRACLDTYISGRGFEMLFRDLVGESVSAKEIIERFYKKEPKIVEFVDKYIELMAISISNLITILDPDMIVFGGGLSNFDHIYDSLPKALPPHLMRSAKVPVFKKAIHGDSGGTRGAAALFLK from the coding sequence ATGGCTATTTATTACGGTTTAGATATCGGTGGGACAAAAATTGAGTTGGCGGCATTTAATGAACAGCTTGAAAAGTTGTATAGCGAACGAGTGCCGACACCGCAAACCAATTATGAAGATTGGTTAAATACGGTTGAAACCTTGGTGCGTAACGCCGATCACAAATTCGGCGAAAAAGGTTCTGTTGGTTTAGGTTTACCCGGCTTTGTAAATCGTGAAACCGGTATTGCGGAAATTACCAATATTCGAGTGGCTGACGGCAAAGCGATTTTAAAAGATTTAAGCGAACGTTTAGGCCGTGAAATACGAGCAGAAAATGATGCTAACTGCTTCGCCCTTTCGGAAGCTTGGGATCCGAATAACCAACAATTCTCAACCGTACTCGGTTTAATTATTGGTACCGGTTTTGGCGGCGGTTTTGTGTTTGACGGTAAAATTCATTCCGGCAGAATCGGTATGGCGGGTGAAGTCGGTCATATGCAACTGAATTATCATGCTTTAAAACTATTAGGTTGGGATAATGCGCCGATTTATGAATGTGGTTGTGGTAACCGTGCTTGCTTAGATACTTATATTTCCGGTCGTGGCTTTGAGATGCTATTTAGAGATCTTGTCGGTGAAAGCGTATCCGCAAAAGAAATTATCGAACGCTTCTATAAAAAAGAGCCGAAAATTGTCGAATTTGTGGATAAATACATCGAATTAATGGCAATCAGTATCAGTAATCTCATTACGATTCTTGATCCGGATATGATCGTATTCGGCGGCGGTTTATCTAATTTTGATCATATTTATGACTCTTTACCAAAAGCGCTTCCGCCTCATTTAATGCGTAGTGCAAAAGTACCAGTCTTCAAAAAAGCGATTCACGGTGACTCAGGCGGTACTCGTGGTGCAGCGGCACTCTTCTTAAAATAA
- a CDS encoding phosphatase PAP2 family protein produces MLLVPLFTWATGWKWTFGGIDYRLYDLDFWLFFLTETGSAPYALITCVLFMLWLMWLTRKRHAWFLVGFICASSVVGTQIIKEGAKAVFKEPRPFVTEMFQAQTEQFYALPEEEQAQAVLTLAEKTHPADADFVAEHQAGELGYSFPSGHTIFAVSWLLVFGGLLFGLSGKAVIFAQIFAILWAGLMLISRLRLGMHYPIDLFVSTLISWVFHIIVFVWVIPFLETFKIFQKRG; encoded by the coding sequence ATGTTACTTGTGCCATTATTCACTTGGGCGACAGGTTGGAAATGGACATTTGGAGGAATAGATTACCGTCTTTACGATCTTGATTTCTGGTTATTTTTCTTAACCGAAACGGGTTCAGCTCCTTACGCTTTAATTACCTGTGTGCTCTTTATGCTTTGGCTAATGTGGCTCACTCGTAAACGTCATGCGTGGTTTTTAGTCGGCTTTATTTGTGCAAGCTCCGTCGTCGGTACGCAAATCATCAAAGAAGGAGCGAAAGCGGTATTTAAAGAGCCTCGTCCATTTGTTACGGAAATGTTCCAAGCACAAACAGAACAATTTTATGCGCTACCGGAAGAAGAACAGGCTCAAGCAGTGTTAACACTTGCAGAAAAAACGCATCCAGCTGATGCTGATTTCGTTGCAGAACATCAAGCGGGTGAATTAGGTTATTCATTCCCTTCAGGTCATACCATTTTTGCCGTTTCTTGGTTATTAGTATTCGGCGGGTTGCTATTCGGTTTAAGCGGAAAAGCGGTCATTTTTGCCCAAATTTTTGCAATTTTATGGGCGGGCCTCATGCTCATCAGCCGCTTACGTTTAGGTATGCACTACCCTATCGATTTATTTGTTAGCACGTTAATTTCTTGGGTATTCCACATTATCGTGTTTGTTTGGGTGATTCCTTTCTTAGAAACTTTCAAAATCTTTCAAAAGCGAGGCTAA
- the yhbY gene encoding ribosome assembly RNA-binding protein YhbY, whose product MSITLTTKQKQFLKGLAHHLSPVVMLGGNGLTEGVLAEIENALDHHELIKVKISGAERETKQLIIDAIVRETKATNVQTIGHVLVLYRQSEEKKISLPKATKAIS is encoded by the coding sequence ATGTCTATTACATTAACAACGAAACAAAAACAATTTTTAAAAGGTTTAGCACACCACTTAAGTCCGGTTGTCATGCTTGGCGGTAACGGCTTAACGGAAGGCGTGTTAGCTGAAATCGAAAACGCATTAGATCACCACGAATTAATCAAAGTAAAAATTTCAGGTGCGGAACGTGAAACCAAACAATTAATTATCGATGCGATCGTGCGTGAAACAAAAGCAACTAACGTGCAAACTATCGGCCACGTTCTTGTTCTTTATCGCCAAAGCGAAGAGAAGAAAATCAGCTTACCAAAAGCAACGAAAGCAATTTCGTAA
- a CDS encoding glycosyltransferase family 2 protein — protein sequence MSTLSVAMIVKNEAQDLAKCLETVQGWVNEIIVLDSGSSDETVQIAESFGAKVYVNTDWQGFGKQRQLAQQYITSDYVLWLDADERVTPELKQSILQAVEKDEKNTVYQVSRLSEVFGKQIRHSGWYPDYVVRLYRTDFAKYGEELVHEKVHYPKNATVKKLTGDLLHFTYKDIHHYLVKSASYAKAWAIQRANAGKKASLLDGVTHALGCFVKMYLLKAGFLDGKQGFLLAVLSAHSTFVKYADLWNRTRN from the coding sequence ATGTCAACGTTAAGTGTTGCGATGATTGTAAAAAACGAGGCTCAGGATTTAGCGAAATGCCTTGAAACCGTACAAGGTTGGGTGAATGAAATTATTGTGCTGGATAGCGGTAGTAGCGATGAAACGGTACAAATCGCCGAAAGTTTCGGTGCAAAAGTGTATGTGAATACCGACTGGCAAGGCTTTGGTAAGCAGCGTCAGTTAGCCCAGCAATATATCACAAGCGATTATGTTTTATGGCTGGATGCGGATGAGCGTGTAACGCCTGAATTAAAACAGAGCATTTTACAAGCGGTCGAAAAAGATGAAAAAAATACTGTCTATCAAGTAAGTCGTTTAAGCGAAGTATTCGGCAAGCAAATTCGTCATTCGGGGTGGTATCCTGATTATGTGGTGCGTTTGTATCGTACCGATTTTGCGAAATACGGTGAAGAATTGGTACATGAAAAAGTCCATTATCCGAAAAATGCCACGGTGAAAAAATTAACCGGTGATTTACTGCATTTTACTTATAAAGATATTCATCACTATTTAGTGAAATCGGCAAGTTATGCCAAAGCATGGGCAATTCAACGTGCGAATGCGGGGAAAAAGGCGAGTTTATTAGACGGTGTAACACACGCTTTAGGTTGCTTTGTGAAAATGTATTTGTTAAAAGCGGGCTTTTTAGACGGCAAACAAGGTTTTCTGTTAGCGGTGCTTTCAGCGCATTCAACCTTTGTGAAATATGCGGATCTTTGGAACAGAACACGTAACTAA
- a CDS encoding D-alanyl-D-alanine carboxypeptidase family protein — translation MFKKFLSVFFLFPTLSIAQSYVVYDFTHDKILESRSANNVQPIASVTKLMTANVFLENNKNKNCSASISDEDFDYIKGTGTKLPKYTPIACSELLKAMLVHSDNYAAHALSRSAGMSRSQFIQKMNQKAQQLGMRSTRFSDSSGLSSANISSAMDLVKLAKYSLNNAKIQELSNTKAAYIRAGKRNVFMQNTSALVREEIFDAAINKTGYIRESGYNLVFINKHQCNNATIGVISLNNNSSAFRSNFTKNKLEQYGCASLAKDDFEYDGYDQEEDI, via the coding sequence ATGTTTAAAAAATTTCTCTCTGTTTTTTTCCTTTTTCCAACCCTTAGTATTGCCCAATCTTATGTGGTGTATGATTTTACTCACGATAAAATTTTAGAAAGCCGCTCAGCGAATAATGTTCAGCCGATTGCTTCTGTTACTAAGCTCATGACGGCGAATGTTTTTTTAGAAAATAACAAAAATAAAAACTGTAGCGCTTCAATTTCGGACGAAGATTTCGATTACATCAAAGGCACCGGTACTAAACTACCAAAATATACGCCGATTGCGTGCAGCGAATTATTAAAAGCAATGTTAGTCCATTCAGATAATTATGCCGCTCATGCGCTTTCTCGTTCTGCCGGGATGAGCCGTTCGCAGTTCATCCAAAAGATGAACCAAAAAGCACAGCAATTAGGTATGCGTTCTACTCGTTTTAGCGATAGTTCCGGTTTATCTAGCGCCAATATTTCGAGTGCGATGGACTTAGTTAAACTGGCAAAATATTCGCTGAACAATGCCAAAATCCAAGAGCTCTCTAATACGAAGGCAGCATATATTCGTGCCGGCAAACGTAACGTATTTATGCAAAATACCAGTGCATTAGTACGTGAAGAAATTTTCGACGCGGCAATTAATAAAACCGGTTATATCCGTGAATCCGGCTACAACCTCGTTTTTATCAATAAACATCAATGTAATAATGCGACTATTGGTGTAATTAGCTTGAATAACAATAGCTCGGCATTCCGTTCTAACTTTACTAAAAATAAATTAGAGCAATATGGCTGTGCATCATTAGCCAAGGATGACTTTGAATATGACGGCTATGATCAGGAAGAGGATATTTAA
- a CDS encoding glycosyltransferase family 9 protein — protein sequence MKKILVIRNDKIGDFMVCFPAFAMLKQSMPNVEITALVPSYTAPLAELCPSIDNVIIDTPNKKDKTEFNRVLQAIKNAQFDAVICFVSDWYNAKLTWKSGIKHRLAPATKVFQFLYNQRLTQRRSQSAKAESEYNLDLARAFLQKHHIAVVEPKAPYLQFSEEQIAQQKAKLAKNLQISTACKWLFVHASTGGSATSLSIEQYAQMLNSIASETNCEIVLTAGKGESEKAHQLAAQITATKAVVYDKNDGLQDFACSIACADLFIAGSTGPLHIAGTLNVATIGFYPSRLSALPRRWRPINEEGKHLAFMPPEAKEKAQQMNLGLISISEALKTIVPFVKNLWHS from the coding sequence ATGAAAAAAATTCTCGTCATTCGTAATGACAAAATCGGTGATTTTATGGTGTGTTTTCCAGCATTTGCAATGCTGAAACAATCTATGCCGAATGTAGAAATTACAGCTTTAGTACCAAGTTATACTGCCCCGCTTGCCGAACTATGCCCTTCGATTGATAACGTGATTATTGATACACCGAATAAAAAAGACAAAACCGAGTTCAACCGTGTTTTACAAGCGATCAAAAATGCCCAATTTGATGCGGTAATCTGCTTTGTTTCCGACTGGTACAATGCCAAACTAACTTGGAAAAGTGGCATTAAACACCGCCTTGCGCCGGCAACCAAAGTCTTTCAATTTCTATATAACCAACGTTTAACGCAACGCCGTTCGCAATCGGCAAAAGCGGAAAGCGAATATAATCTAGATTTAGCTCGTGCCTTTCTGCAAAAGCACCATATTGCAGTAGTTGAACCTAAAGCGCCCTACTTGCAATTCAGCGAAGAACAGATTGCACAACAAAAAGCCAAATTAGCAAAAAATCTGCAAATTTCGACCGCTTGTAAATGGCTGTTTGTGCATGCATCCACCGGCGGATCTGCAACCAGCTTATCTATTGAACAATATGCGCAAATGCTTAATAGCATTGCCAGTGAAACTAATTGTGAAATCGTGCTGACTGCCGGTAAAGGCGAAAGCGAAAAAGCTCACCAATTAGCAGCACAAATTACTGCAACCAAAGCAGTTGTATATGATAAGAATGACGGGTTACAAGATTTTGCCTGTTCGATTGCTTGTGCCGATCTGTTTATTGCCGGTTCAACCGGACCTCTGCATATCGCTGGCACACTGAATGTCGCAACTATCGGCTTTTATCCAAGCCGTTTATCTGCGTTACCTCGCCGTTGGCGTCCGATCAATGAAGAAGGTAAACACTTAGCCTTTATGCCGCCCGAAGCAAAAGAAAAAGCGCAACAAATGAATTTAGGCTTAATTTCGATCTCGGAAGCGCTAAAAACAATTGTGCCTTTTGTAAAGAACCTTTGGCATTCCTAA
- the argG gene encoding argininosuccinate synthase, with protein sequence MSATILESLPLGQKVGIAFSGGLDTSAALLWMRKKGAVPYAYTANLGQPDEDDYNAIPKKAMEYGAENARLIDCRAQLAREGIAAIQCGAFHISTGGIPYFNTTPLGRAVTGTMLVAAMKEDDVNIWGDGSTFKGNDIERFYRYGLLTNPKLKIYKPWLDQLFIDELGGRFEMSQFLIANGFDYKMSVEKAYSTDSNMLGATHEAKDLEELSTGMKIVKPIMGVAFWDESVEIKPETVSVTFEEGVPVALNGKRIEDAVELILEANRIGGRHGLGMSDQIENRIIEAKSRGIYEAPGMALLHIAYERLVTGIHNEDTIEQYRINGLRLGRLLYQGRWFDPQALMLRETAQRWVAKAITGTVTLELRRGNDFTILNTESPNLTYEAERLSMEKVEDAPFTPADRIGQLTMRNLDIVDTRGKLGIYTETGLLSVQNNVLPQLGKK encoded by the coding sequence ATGTCAGCAACAATTTTAGAATCTCTCCCATTAGGTCAAAAAGTAGGTATCGCATTTTCAGGTGGTTTAGATACTTCAGCCGCATTACTTTGGATGCGCAAAAAAGGTGCTGTACCTTATGCTTACACTGCAAACTTAGGTCAGCCGGATGAAGACGATTACAACGCAATTCCGAAAAAAGCGATGGAATACGGTGCGGAGAATGCGCGTTTAATCGATTGCCGTGCACAATTAGCACGCGAAGGTATCGCAGCAATTCAATGTGGCGCTTTCCATATTTCAACCGGCGGTATTCCTTATTTCAATACTACGCCACTTGGTCGTGCGGTAACCGGTACAATGCTTGTTGCGGCAATGAAAGAAGATGACGTAAATATCTGGGGCGACGGTTCAACCTTTAAAGGTAACGATATTGAACGTTTCTATCGTTACGGCTTATTAACCAATCCAAAATTAAAAATCTACAAACCTTGGTTAGACCAACTTTTCATTGATGAGCTTGGCGGCCGTTTCGAAATGTCTCAATTCTTAATCGCTAACGGTTTTGACTACAAAATGTCGGTGGAAAAAGCATACTCAACCGACTCAAATATGTTAGGTGCGACTCACGAAGCGAAAGACTTAGAAGAATTAAGCACCGGTATGAAAATTGTAAAACCGATTATGGGTGTAGCATTCTGGGATGAAAGCGTAGAAATCAAACCTGAAACCGTTTCAGTGACCTTCGAAGAAGGTGTGCCGGTAGCATTAAACGGTAAACGTATCGAAGATGCGGTTGAATTAATTTTAGAAGCAAACCGTATCGGTGGTCGTCACGGTTTAGGTATGTCGGATCAAATCGAAAACCGTATTATCGAAGCGAAATCTCGTGGTATCTATGAAGCACCGGGGATGGCGTTATTACACATCGCTTACGAGCGTTTAGTAACCGGTATCCACAACGAAGATACGATCGAACAATATCGTATCAACGGTTTACGTTTAGGTCGTTTACTTTACCAAGGTCGTTGGTTCGATCCACAAGCGTTAATGTTACGTGAAACGGCTCAACGTTGGGTGGCAAAAGCGATTACCGGTACAGTAACTTTAGAATTACGTCGTGGTAATGACTTCACCATTTTAAATACTGAATCACCAAATTTAACTTACGAAGCAGAACGTTTAAGTATGGAAAAAGTAGAAGATGCACCGTTCACACCAGCGGATCGTATCGGTCAATTAACCATGCGTAACTTAGATATCGTGGATACACGCGGTAAATTAGGCATTTATACTGAGACAGGTTTATTATCCGTTCAAAACAACGTATTACCGCAACTTGGTAAAAAGTAA
- the rnhA gene encoding ribonuclease HI encodes MKLVEIFTDGSCLGNPGKGGIGIVLRYNGHEKQVSKGYFQTTNNRMELRAVIEALAMLKEPCQVQLNSDSQYMKDGITKWIFNWKKNNWKTANGKPVKNKDLWIALDQEIQRHKIEWAWVKGHSGHRENEICDELAKAGANNPTLEDVGYNAD; translated from the coding sequence ATGAAATTAGTTGAAATATTTACAGACGGCTCGTGCTTGGGCAATCCCGGCAAAGGCGGTATTGGCATTGTGTTGCGTTATAACGGGCACGAGAAGCAAGTTAGCAAAGGCTACTTTCAGACTACCAATAACCGGATGGAATTGCGTGCGGTGATTGAAGCGTTGGCAATGTTAAAAGAGCCTTGCCAAGTGCAGTTGAATTCAGATAGCCAATATATGAAAGACGGCATCACTAAATGGATTTTCAACTGGAAGAAAAATAACTGGAAAACCGCCAACGGTAAGCCGGTTAAAAATAAAGATTTGTGGATAGCGCTAGATCAAGAGATTCAGCGTCACAAAATTGAGTGGGCTTGGGTAAAAGGACACTCAGGTCATCGTGAAAATGAAATTTGCGATGAGTTGGCTAAAGCAGGTGCAAATAATCCTACATTGGAAGATGTAGGGTACAATGCGGATTAG
- a CDS encoding CvpA family protein codes for MVDIIIIGLIAFSILVSLWRGFVSEVLSLAGWVVAFFVASNFYPYLSGYLTQVNSVYLQNSEYLRNGIAAAVLFIITLIVCGIISALLSKLVDTTGLSATDRVLGGAFGALRGILIVAAILFFLDTFSSASQTELWKESQLIPHFDFIVKWFFEQLQANSSFLNSTK; via the coding sequence ATGGTTGACATTATTATTATCGGATTAATTGCATTTTCTATCTTAGTAAGCCTTTGGCGAGGTTTTGTAAGTGAAGTGCTTTCACTTGCCGGTTGGGTCGTAGCGTTTTTTGTGGCAAGCAATTTTTATCCTTACCTTAGCGGCTACCTCACGCAAGTAAATTCGGTATATCTTCAAAACTCAGAATACTTACGTAATGGCATCGCAGCTGCTGTTCTTTTTATTATCACACTGATTGTATGTGGCATTATTAGCGCTCTGCTAAGCAAATTAGTGGATACAACAGGTCTATCAGCGACAGATCGTGTGTTAGGCGGTGCGTTTGGCGCATTACGCGGTATTTTGATTGTTGCGGCAATCTTATTCTTCTTAGATACCTTCTCATCAGCAAGCCAAACGGAATTATGGAAAGAGTCTCAACTCATTCCGCACTTTGACTTTATTGTGAAATGGTTCTTTGAACAACTACAAGCTAATTCCAGCTTTTTAAATTCGACTAAATAG
- the purF gene encoding amidophosphoribosyltransferase — translation MCGIVGIIGGSPVNQAIYDGLTLLQHRGQDAAGIVTIDDENRFRLRKANGLVSDVFRQEHMLRLQGNAGIGHVRYPTAGSSSVSEAQPFYVNSPFGLTLVHNGNLTNNAELKERLFKEARRHVNTNSDSESLLNIFAHYLDQYPTAHLTPENIFETVRKTNEVIRGAYACIAMIIGHGMVAFRDPFGIRPLVLGKRVVEGKTEYMFASESVALDIVGFEFVRDVNPGEAVYITFDGELHSAICADNPKLNPCIFEYVYFARPDSVIDGVSVYSARVHMGELLGEKIKREWGRMIDEIDVVIPIPETSNDIAVRIANVLYKPYRQGFVKNRYVARTFIMPGQAQRKSSVRRKLNAISSEFKGKNVLLVDDSIVRGTTSEQIVEMARAAGAKKVYFASAAPEIRYPNVYGIDMPTCEELVAYDRSVEEVAEMIGVDKLIFQDLEALYKAVQAENPTIQHFDASVFTGEYITGDVDKAYLDAIAHARNDKAKAKAAKQATNLEIHNEN, via the coding sequence ATGTGCGGCATTGTCGGCATTATTGGGGGATCGCCGGTTAATCAGGCGATTTATGATGGTTTAACATTACTTCAACATCGCGGGCAAGATGCCGCAGGTATCGTCACAATTGATGATGAAAACCGCTTCCGCTTACGTAAAGCTAACGGCTTAGTAAGTGACGTATTTCGTCAAGAGCATATGCTCAGATTACAAGGTAATGCGGGTATCGGCCATGTTCGTTACCCGACTGCCGGTTCATCAAGTGTTTCAGAAGCACAACCTTTCTATGTAAACTCACCTTTCGGTTTAACTTTAGTTCACAATGGTAACCTAACCAATAATGCTGAATTAAAAGAACGCTTATTCAAAGAAGCTCGCCGTCACGTTAATACCAATTCGGATTCAGAATCATTATTGAATATTTTTGCGCACTATTTAGATCAATACCCGACAGCGCATTTAACTCCTGAAAATATCTTTGAAACGGTACGTAAAACCAACGAAGTGATTCGTGGTGCTTATGCGTGTATCGCTATGATTATCGGCCATGGTATGGTGGCATTCCGTGATCCGTTCGGTATTCGTCCGTTAGTATTAGGTAAGCGTGTTGTAGAAGGCAAAACAGAGTATATGTTTGCTTCCGAAAGCGTTGCTTTAGATATTGTCGGTTTTGAATTCGTACGTGATGTAAATCCGGGTGAAGCGGTTTATATTACCTTTGACGGTGAATTACATTCGGCAATTTGTGCGGATAATCCGAAATTAAACCCATGTATTTTTGAATACGTTTATTTTGCTCGCCCGGATTCAGTGATTGACGGCGTATCTGTGTATAGCGCACGTGTGCATATGGGTGAATTATTAGGTGAGAAAATTAAACGTGAATGGGGACGCATGATCGATGAGATTGATGTGGTTATCCCAATCCCTGAAACCTCAAATGACATTGCAGTACGTATCGCAAACGTCTTATATAAACCTTATCGCCAAGGCTTTGTAAAAAACCGTTATGTTGCGCGTACCTTCATTATGCCAGGGCAAGCGCAACGTAAAAGTTCGGTACGCCGTAAATTAAATGCGATTTCAAGCGAGTTTAAAGGCAAAAATGTGTTATTAGTTGATGACTCTATTGTACGCGGTACAACATCGGAACAGATCGTTGAAATGGCTCGTGCTGCCGGTGCGAAGAAAGTTTACTTCGCATCAGCTGCGCCGGAAATTCGTTACCCGAACGTATATGGTATTGATATGCCGACTTGTGAAGAATTAGTGGCTTATGATCGCTCAGTAGAAGAAGTGGCGGAAATGATTGGTGTAGATAAACTGATTTTCCAAGATCTCGAAGCATTATACAAAGCGGTTCAGGCAGAAAACCCAACAATTCAACATTTTGACGCATCAGTATTTACCGGCGAATACATTACCGGCGATGTAGATAAAGCTTACCTTGACGCAATTGCACACGCTCGTAATGACAAAGCAAAAGCCAAAGCTGCAAAACAAGCAACCAATTTAGAAATTCATAACGAAAACTAA